The proteins below come from a single Marinobacter bohaiensis genomic window:
- a CDS encoding ABC transporter permease, protein MAFQLSPIQRRRLQNFRNNRRGYMSLWLFLLLFTITLFAELVANDKPLVVTYDGDVYFPVVQTINEETFGGFLPTEADYRDDFIADEINSKGWMLWPPVRFSYDTINYNLKVPSPAPPSAENWLGTDDQGRDVVARLIYGFRISVLFALTLTLFSCLVGVIVGAVQGFYGGKVDLLGQRFVEVWSGLPVLYLLIILSSIVQPNFWWLLGIMLLFSWMGLVDVVRAEFLRARNFEYVRAARALGLSNRTIMFRHMLPNAMVATITFVPFILTGAITGLTSLDFLGFGLPPGSPSLGELIAQGKDNLQAPWLGLSAFITLSVMLTLLVFIGEAVRDAFDPRKN, encoded by the coding sequence CGCTCTGGCTGTTCCTGTTGTTGTTCACCATCACCCTTTTCGCGGAACTGGTGGCCAACGACAAGCCTCTGGTCGTGACGTATGACGGTGACGTCTATTTCCCCGTGGTTCAGACCATTAACGAGGAAACCTTTGGCGGCTTTCTACCCACCGAAGCGGACTATCGCGACGACTTCATTGCCGACGAGATCAACTCGAAAGGCTGGATGCTGTGGCCACCGGTCCGCTTCAGCTACGACACCATCAACTACAACCTGAAGGTCCCCTCGCCGGCGCCGCCTTCGGCCGAGAACTGGCTGGGCACCGACGACCAGGGGCGCGACGTCGTGGCGCGCCTGATCTACGGCTTCCGCATTTCCGTGCTGTTCGCCCTCACCCTCACCCTGTTCAGTTGCCTCGTCGGGGTCATCGTCGGAGCCGTGCAGGGTTTCTACGGCGGCAAGGTGGACCTGCTGGGCCAGCGATTCGTGGAGGTCTGGTCGGGCCTGCCGGTGCTGTATCTGCTGATCATTCTCTCCAGCATCGTGCAGCCCAACTTCTGGTGGCTGCTGGGCATCATGCTGCTGTTTTCCTGGATGGGGCTGGTGGACGTGGTGCGCGCCGAATTCCTGCGCGCCCGCAACTTCGAATACGTCCGTGCGGCCCGGGCCCTGGGTCTGAGCAACCGCACGATCATGTTCCGGCACATGCTGCCCAATGCCATGGTGGCCACCATCACGTTTGTGCCCTTCATCCTGACCGGAGCCATCACCGGCCTGACATCGCTGGATTTCCTGGGCTTCGGTCTGCCGCCCGGCTCGCCCTCGCTGGGCGAGCTGATCGCTCAGGGCAAGGACAACCTGCAGGCACCCTGGCTGGGGCTGTCGGCCTTCATCACGCTGTCCGTCATGCTGACCCTGCTCGTGTTCATCGGCGAAGCGGTGCGCGACGCCTTCGATCCGCGGAAGAACTGA